In one window of Carassius carassius chromosome 38, fCarCar2.1, whole genome shotgun sequence DNA:
- the LOC132119375 gene encoding protein tyrosine phosphatase type IVA 1, with translation MARMNRPAPVEITYKNMRFLITHNPTNATLHKFIEELKKYGVTTVVRVCEATYDTNLVVKEGIQVLDWPFDDGAPPPNQIVDDWLNLLRIKFREEPGCCIAVHCVAGLGRAPVLVALALIECGMKYEDAVQFIRQKRRGAFNSKQLFYLEKYRPKMRLRFKDSNGHRNNCCIQ, from the exons ATGGCTCGTATGAATAGACCTGCCCCAGTGGAGATCACTTACAAAAACATGAGATTcctcattacccacaatcccacTAATGCCACGCTTCACAAATTCATTGAG GAACTGAAGAAATATGGGGTAACAACAGTTGTTCGAGTGTGTGAGGCCACGTATGATACAAACCTGGTCGTTAAAGAGGGTATTCAGGTTCTG GATTGGCCCTTTGACGATGGAGCTCCTCCTCCTAACCAGATCGTTGATGATTGGCTAAATCTTCTTCGGATTAAATTTAGGGAGGAGCCAGGCTGCTGTATTGCCGTACATTGTGTTGCAGGCCTTGGAAG AGCCCCAGTACTGGTTGCGCTGGCCCTGATTGAGTGTGGGATGAAATACGAGGATGCTGTTCAGTTCATTCGACA AAAGCGCAGAGGAGCATTTAACAGCAAGCAGCTCTTCTATCTGGAAAAATATCGTCCCAAAATGCGTCTTCGATTCAAGGATTCCAACGGCCACCGCAACAACTGCTGCATTCAGTAA